A region from the Lycium barbarum isolate Lr01 chromosome 8, ASM1917538v2, whole genome shotgun sequence genome encodes:
- the LOC132606953 gene encoding leucine-rich repeat receptor protein kinase HPCA1: protein MSAVRLLLCYLILTSGIHLTYSVTDPKDVTVLQSLKDQWQNTPPSWQKSDDPCGTSWEGVTCNNSRVTALGLSTMGLKGKLSGDIGGLTELISLDLSFNRGLTGSLSPRIGDLQKLNILILAGCSFSGSLPKELGKLAELSFLALNSNNFTGEIPPTIGNLSKLYWLDLADNQLTGPIPVSTSSSPGLDLLKKAKHFHFNKNQLSGSIPDILFSGDMVLIHVLFDGNQLIGSIPFTLGYVQTLEVLRLDRNALNGSVPSNLNNLTSVVELNLAQNELSGPLPDLSGMNSLNYLDLSNNSFHRSEAPEWFSTLQSLTTLVIEYGSLHGSVPQKLFALPQLQQVKLRNNEFNDTLNMGGISGRQLTLVDLQNNEISSITLGSGYKNILILIGNPVCDTALGNTNYCQLQQQSAKPYSTSLANCGSKSCPADQKVSPQSCDCAYPYEGTFYFRGPSFRELSNANTFHSLEMSLWVKLDLTPGSVSLQNPFFNIDDYLQVQLELFPPTGKFFNRSEVERIGFKLSNQTYKPPPEFGPYYFIASPYTFQAERGEASLSSRQVIGIAIGCTFLVLLLFGLAIYAIQQKKIAERAIGLSRPFASWAPSGNDSESAPQLKGARWFSYDELKKCTSNFSERNEIGSGGYGKVYRGMLVNGQLIAIKRAQHGSMQGGLEFKTEIELLSRVHHKNLVGLVGFCFEQGEQVLVYEYMPNGSLRENLSGKTGINLDWKRRLRVALGSARGLAYLHELANPPIIHRDVKSTNILLDQNLTAKVADFGLSKLVSDSSKGHVSTQVKGTLGYLDPEYYMTQQLTEKSDVYSFGVVMLELITAKQPIEKGKYVVREMRTAINKNEEEHYGLSNMIDPVIRSTPNLIGFTRFVDLAMQCVEEAAADRPTMSEVVKMLESVLQNDGLETNSTSASSSITDFGTAIAASRHPYNKDALQRKEMNDTHAFDYSGGYTLPTNVEPK from the exons ATGTCAGCCGTCCGGCTGTTACTATGCTATCTCATTCTCACTTCTGGCATTCATTTAACATACTCTGTCACAGACCCCAAAGATG TTACAGTACTTCAATCACTGAAAGACCAGTGGCAAAATACACCACCTAGTTGGCAGAAATCAGATGATCCTTGTGGAACATCCTGGGAAGGTGTGACCTGCAACAACTCGAGGGTAACTGCATT GGGATTATCGACAATGGGATTGAAAGGAAAATTAAGCGGTGACATTGGGGGGCTTACTGAATTAATTTCCTT AGACTTGTCGTTCAATCGAGGACTTACAGGTTCCCTCTCTCCGCGGATAGGAGATCTGCAGAAACTAAACATATT AATCCTTGCTGGCTGTAGCTTCAGTGGCAGTTTACCGAAGGAATTGGGAAAACTTGCTGAGTTATCTTTCTT AGCACTTAACTCAAATAATTTCACCGGTGAGATTCCACCAACTATTGGCAATCTGTCAAAACTCTACTGGCTTGATCTAGCAGATAACCAGTTAACAGGACCAATTCCTGTTTCAACCTCCTCAAGTCCGGGTTTGGACCTTTTGAAAAAGGCAAAACACTT CCATTTTAATAAAAATCAACTTTCAGGCTCTATTCCGGACATTCTTTTTAGTGGTGACATGGTGCTAATACATGT ACTGTTTGATGGAAATCAACTAATCGGGAGCATTCCGTTTACACTAGGATATGTTCAGACACTTGAGGTTCT TCGGCTCGATAGAAATGCCTTAAACGGCAGTGTCCCATCAAACCTTAACAATCTCACAAGTGTTGTAGAGTT GAATTTAGCTCAAAATGAACTGTCTGGCCCACTACCGGATTTAAGTGGAATGAATTCCCTTAACTATCT GGACTTGAGCAATAATTCCTTCCATAGATCGGAGGCGCCAGAATGGTTCTCGACATTACAGTCTCTAACCACTCT AGTCATTGAGTATGGCTCACTCCACGGATCAGTGCCTCAGAAACTTTTCGCTTTACCTCAATTACAACAAGT GAAGCTGAGGAACAACGAGTTTAATGACACGTTGAACATGGGTGGCATCAGTGGCAGGCAACTCACACTTGTTGATTTACAGAATAACGAGATTTCCTCGATAACGCTTGGCTCTGGATACAAGAATATATTGAT ACTGATCGGAAACCCCGTCTGTGACACGGCCCTTGGAAACACGAATTACTGCCAGCTTCAGCAGCAATCTGCAAAACCTTATTCTACCAGCCTAGCTAACTGTGGGAGCAAATCATGTCCGGCAGATCAAAAAGTTAGCCCACAAAGTTGTGATTGTGCTTACCCGTACGAGGGAACGTTCTACTTTAGAGGACCCTCTTTTAGGGAGTTGTCCAATGCTAATACTTTCCATTCACTCGAAATGAGCCTGTGGGTGAAATTAGACCTCACGCCCGGTTCAGTTTCTCTGCAGAACCCCTTCTTCAACATTGATGATTATCTTCAGGTGCAGTTAGAACTATTTCCACCAACAGGAAAGTTTTTCAATAGGTCAGAGGTTGAGCGGATTGGATTCAAATTGAGTAACCAAACGTATAAGCCGCCTCCTGAGTTTGGACCTTACTATTTTATAGCATCTCCTTACACTTTCCAAG CCGAACGTGGAGAAGCTTCTCTTAGCTCAAGACAAGTTATTGGAATAGCTATTGGGTGTACCTTCCTGGTCCTCTTGCTTTTTGGTCTTGCTATATACGCTATTCAGCAAAAGAAAATTGCTGAAAGAGCTATTGGATTGAGTAGACCATTTG CATCGTGGGCTCCAAGTGGCAACGACAGTGAAAGTGCACCACAACTGAAGGGAGCGAGATGGTTTTCTTATGACGAACTCAAGAAATGCACGAGTAACTTTTCAGAGAGAAATGAGATTGGTTCTGGTGGCTATGGGAAG GTCTACAGAGGAATGCTCGTGAATGGGCAATTAATTGCTATCAAAAGGGCTCAACATGGATCTATGCAAGGTGGACTAGAGTTCAAGACCGAAATTGAGTTGCTTTCAAGGGTTCATCACAAAAACCTAGTTGGTCTGGTTGGATTCTGTTTTGAGCAAGGTGAACAAGTACTGGTATATGAGTATATGCCAAATGGTTCGCTCAGGGAGAATTTGTCAG GGAAAACAGGCATTAATCTAGATTGGAAGAGGAGACTCCGTGTTGCGCTTGGTTCAGCAAGAGGATTAGCTTATCTGCATGAGCTTGCAAATCCTCCTATAATTCACAGAGATGTGAAATCGACTAATATTTTGTTGGATCAGAATTTAACAGCAAAGGTCGCGGATTTTGGCTTGTCCAAACTCGTGTCAGATAGCTCAAAGGGTCATGTTTCCACTCAAGTTAAAGGCACATTG GGTTATCTAGATCCTGAATACTACATGACTCAACAATTAACTGAGAAAAGCGATGTGTATAGCTTTGGTGTTGTAATGCTGGAACTCATAACTGCAAAACAACCAATAGAGAAGGGGAAATACGTTGTTCGAGAGATGAGAACAGCAATTAATAAGAACGAGGAGGAGCACTATGGCTTGAGCAATATGATCGATCCAGTCATTAGAAGCACGCCGAATCTAATTGGCTTTACAAGGTTTGTGGATTTGGCAATGCAATGTGTTGAAGAGGCTGCTGCTGATCGTCCAACGATGAGTGAAGTGGTAAAAATGCTTGAAAGTGTTCTTCAAAATGATGGTCTGGAGACTAATTCTACGTCTGCATCATCATCGATAACTGATTTTGGGACAGCAATAGCTGCTTCTAGACATCCTTATAATAAGGATGCTCTACAGAGAAAAGAAATGAATGATACTCATGCTTTTGATTACAGTGGTGGATACACTCTTCCAACAAATGTGGAACCAAAATAG